The Streptomyces sp. NBC_00344 genome includes a window with the following:
- a CDS encoding NADH-quinone oxidoreductase subunit J, which yields MNTLTSTGEAFQFWVLGTVAVIGALSTVLMKKAVHSALSLAGTMIILAVFYLANGAYFLGVVQIVVYTGAIMMLFLFVVMLVGVTAADSLTETIKGQRWLALACGLGFGILLIAGIGNASLSHFTGLGQANAGGNVEGLAALIFTKYVFAFEITGALLITSAVGAMVLTHRERTERAKTQRELAAERVRGKQLPPLPAPGVYARHNAVDVAGLLPDGTPAELTVMQTLRQRGQIRDVSSEALADLRALEKRSEERLGRDAGHGHDVELAGDRDSAYDRDHGHDRGRDEEEATK from the coding sequence GTGAACACCCTTACCTCCACCGGTGAGGCCTTCCAGTTCTGGGTGCTCGGCACGGTCGCGGTGATCGGCGCACTCTCCACCGTGCTGATGAAGAAGGCCGTGCACAGCGCGCTGAGCCTCGCCGGGACCATGATCATCCTGGCGGTCTTCTATCTCGCCAACGGCGCCTACTTCCTCGGCGTCGTCCAGATCGTCGTCTACACCGGCGCGATCATGATGCTGTTCCTCTTCGTGGTCATGCTGGTCGGTGTCACGGCCGCGGACTCGCTCACCGAGACCATCAAGGGGCAGCGCTGGCTGGCGCTGGCCTGTGGACTCGGCTTCGGGATCCTGCTGATCGCGGGCATCGGCAACGCCTCGCTCTCCCACTTCACCGGACTGGGTCAGGCCAACGCCGGCGGCAATGTGGAGGGGCTCGCGGCCCTCATCTTCACCAAGTACGTCTTCGCCTTCGAGATCACCGGTGCTCTGCTGATCACCTCGGCGGTCGGCGCGATGGTGCTCACCCACCGGGAGCGCACCGAGCGGGCGAAGACCCAGCGCGAGCTGGCCGCGGAGCGGGTGCGCGGAAAGCAGCTGCCGCCGCTGCCCGCTCCCGGTGTCTACGCCCGGCACAACGCGGTGGACGTCGCGGGACTTCTCCCCGACGGCACACCGGCCGAGCTCACCGTCATGCAGACGCTGCGCCAGCGCGGTCAGATCCGTGATGTGTCCAGCGAGGCCCTGGCCGATCTCAGGGCCCTGGAGAAGCGGTCGGAGGAGCGGCTCGGCCGGGATGCGGGACACGGCCACGACGTCGAACTCGCCGGCGACCGTGACTCCGCGTACGACCGGGACCACGGTCACGACCGCGGCCGTGACGAAGAGGAGGCGACGAAGTGA
- the nuoI gene encoding NADH-quinone oxidoreductase subunit NuoI, which yields MPDRSSDGDTPKTPWLNPVAGFGVTFKAMFKKRLTEQYPEQEKTTAPRFHGRHQLNRHPDGLEKCIGCELCAWACPADAIYVEGEDNTEEERYSPGERYGRVYQINYARCILCGLCIEACPTRALTMTNEFELADTSRANLIYTKEQLLAGLEEGMVESPHSIFPGTDEQDYYRGLVTEAAPGTVRQVAVSKGESPGREQSASARSEGSAQAGEGAER from the coding sequence ATGCCTGACCGCTCTTCCGACGGGGACACCCCCAAGACCCCGTGGCTGAACCCGGTGGCCGGCTTCGGCGTGACCTTCAAGGCCATGTTCAAGAAGCGGCTGACCGAGCAGTACCCGGAGCAGGAGAAGACCACGGCGCCGCGCTTCCACGGGCGGCACCAGCTCAACCGGCATCCGGACGGCCTGGAGAAATGCATCGGGTGCGAGCTCTGCGCCTGGGCCTGTCCGGCGGACGCGATCTACGTGGAGGGCGAGGACAACACCGAGGAGGAGCGTTACTCCCCGGGCGAACGCTACGGCCGCGTTTATCAGATCAACTACGCCCGGTGCATCCTCTGCGGACTCTGCATCGAGGCATGCCCGACCAGGGCGCTCACGATGACCAACGAGTTCGAGCTGGCCGACACCAGCCGGGCCAACCTGATCTACACCAAGGAGCAGCTGCTCGCCGGGCTCGAGGAAGGCATGGTCGAGTCGCCGCACTCGATCTTCCCCGGCACCGACGAACAGGATTACTACCGGGGCCTGGTGACCGAGGCCGCGCCCGGCACGGTCCGCCAGGTCGCGGTCTCCAAGGGCGAGTCGCCCGGCCGGGAGCAGTCCGCGTCCGCGCGGTCCGAAGGAAGCGCTCAGGCAGGAGAGGGGGCGGAGCGGTGA
- the nuoH gene encoding NADH-quinone oxidoreductase subunit NuoH yields the protein MFGRDPWWLVVIKAVFCFAFLMITVLFSIVWERKVVAWMQLRIGPNRHGPWGMLQSLADGIKLMLKEDLIVKRADKVVYVLAPIVAAIPAFMAIAVIPFGPSGNEVSIFGHRTTMQLTDLPIAMLYILAVASVGIYGIVLAGWSSGSTYPLLGGLRSCAQMISYEIAMGAAFASVFLYSGSMSTSAIVDAQKDRWFIVLLPVSFIIYIVTMIGETNRAPFDMPESEGDLVGGFNTEYSSIKFAMFMLAEYVNMVTVSAVSATLFLGGWRAPAPISTYWEGANHGWWPMLWFVIKVQLLLFGFIWLRGTLPRVRYDQLMKLGWKVLIPVSVVWLMLVATVRALRNENYDFTSVVLYVAGAVVAILLLSFVYDIFRDKREKAAAEEDRPEAEFDPMAGGFPVPPLPGQTLPPVPRRRSRSERELIVSGGVDTVSDGKEADDA from the coding sequence ATGTTCGGACGGGACCCCTGGTGGCTCGTCGTCATCAAGGCCGTCTTCTGCTTCGCCTTCCTGATGATCACCGTGCTCTTCTCCATCGTGTGGGAGCGCAAGGTGGTCGCCTGGATGCAGCTGCGCATCGGGCCCAACCGGCACGGCCCCTGGGGCATGCTCCAGTCGCTGGCCGACGGCATCAAGCTGATGCTGAAGGAAGACCTGATCGTCAAACGGGCCGACAAGGTCGTCTACGTCCTCGCGCCGATCGTCGCAGCGATCCCCGCCTTCATGGCCATCGCGGTGATTCCCTTCGGTCCCTCGGGCAACGAGGTGTCGATCTTCGGCCACCGTACGACGATGCAGCTCACCGACCTGCCGATCGCGATGCTCTACATCCTCGCGGTCGCTTCGGTGGGCATCTACGGCATCGTGCTGGCGGGCTGGTCGTCCGGCTCGACCTATCCGCTGCTCGGCGGTCTGCGGTCCTGCGCGCAGATGATCAGCTACGAGATCGCGATGGGAGCGGCCTTCGCCTCGGTCTTCCTCTACTCCGGGTCGATGTCGACCTCGGCGATCGTCGACGCCCAGAAGGACCGCTGGTTCATCGTCCTGCTGCCGGTCTCCTTCATCATCTACATCGTCACGATGATCGGTGAGACCAACCGTGCACCCTTCGACATGCCGGAGTCCGAGGGAGACCTGGTCGGCGGCTTCAACACCGAGTACTCGTCGATCAAGTTCGCGATGTTCATGCTGGCCGAGTACGTCAACATGGTCACCGTCTCGGCGGTCTCCGCGACGCTCTTCCTCGGCGGCTGGCGGGCCCCGGCGCCGATCTCGACGTACTGGGAGGGCGCGAACCACGGCTGGTGGCCGATGCTCTGGTTCGTGATCAAGGTCCAGCTGCTGCTGTTCGGCTTCATCTGGCTGCGCGGCACGCTGCCCCGCGTCCGCTACGACCAGCTGATGAAGCTGGGCTGGAAGGTCCTGATCCCGGTCTCGGTGGTCTGGCTGATGCTGGTCGCGACCGTACGGGCGCTGCGGAACGAGAACTACGACTTCACCTCGGTGGTGCTGTACGTGGCCGGGGCCGTCGTGGCGATCCTGCTGCTCTCCTTCGTGTACGACATCTTCCGCGACAAGCGGGAGAAGGCGGCGGCCGAAGAGGACCGTCCCGAGGCCGAGTTCGACCCGATGGCGGGCGGATTCCCCGTACCGCCCCTGCCCGGGCAGACCCTTCCGCCGGTACCGCGGCGGCGCTCCCGCTCCGAGCGGGAGCTGATTGTCAGTGGTGGCGTGGACACTGTGAGTGACGGAAAGGAGGCTGACGATGCCTGA
- a CDS encoding NADH-quinone oxidoreductase subunit G, with product MTVTTNSAPSGGGEAAVPPEDLVSLTIDGIAISVPKGTLVIRAAELLGIEIPRFCDHPLLDPAGACRQCIVEVEGQRKPMASCTITCTDGMVVKSQLTSPVATKAQVGVMELLLINHPLDCPVCDKGGECPLQNQAMSHGAADSRFDGRKRTFEKPVPISTQVLLDRERCVLCARCTRFSNQIAGDPMIELLERGALQQVGTGEGDPFESYFSGNTIQICPVGALTSAAYRFRSRPFDLVSSPSVCEHCAGGCASRTDHRRGKVMRRLAANDPEVNEEWMCDKGRFGFRYAQRPDRLTTPLVRNDDGVLEPASWPEALRKAAGGLAAARGRAGVLTGGRLTVEDAYAYAKFARTALDTNDVDFRARVHSAEEADFLAARVAGRGRDLDGSGVTNISLEKAPAVLLVGFESEEEAPGVFLRLRKAHRKHGQRTFSLASHATRGLEKAGGVLLPAAPGTETEWLDAIAGGVGLDAEGQQAAEALRTEGAVIIVGERLASVPGSLTAVVRTAAATGAELVWIPRRAGERGAIEAGAIPVLLPGGRPATDPRAREEVAALWGVRELPHRFGRDTGQIVEAAATGELGALLVAGVETADLPDPARAREALDKVGFLVSLELRPSEVTERADVVFPVAAVTEKTGTFLNWEGRARPFEAALKPEQMTRTLAPADSRVLHMLAEALADAGGVGGPGRFGLPDITSVRREMDRLGAWTGQHADNPSPSSPLRAGRGGPGEPSPALPRPAEGEAVLAGHRLLLDQGLLQQGDEALAGTRHAAVARLSAATAAETGVKDGDVLAVTGSRGSVRLPLQVTDMPDRVVWLPLNSTGGGVISDTGARPGELVRISAAPAAAAATTEVEA from the coding sequence ATGACAGTGACCACCAACAGCGCTCCCTCCGGGGGCGGCGAGGCGGCAGTGCCGCCGGAGGACCTGGTGTCGCTGACCATCGACGGCATCGCGATCTCGGTCCCCAAGGGGACCCTGGTCATCCGCGCCGCCGAACTGCTCGGCATCGAGATCCCGCGCTTCTGCGACCACCCTCTCCTCGACCCGGCCGGCGCCTGCCGCCAGTGCATCGTCGAGGTCGAGGGCCAGCGCAAGCCGATGGCCTCCTGCACCATCACCTGCACCGACGGCATGGTCGTCAAATCGCAGCTCACCTCGCCGGTCGCCACGAAGGCGCAGGTGGGGGTGATGGAGCTGCTGCTGATCAACCACCCGCTGGACTGCCCGGTCTGCGACAAGGGCGGCGAGTGCCCGCTGCAGAACCAGGCGATGTCGCACGGCGCAGCGGACTCCCGCTTCGACGGCAGGAAGCGGACGTTCGAGAAGCCGGTACCGATCTCCACCCAGGTGCTGCTCGACCGTGAGCGGTGTGTGCTCTGCGCCCGCTGTACGCGCTTCTCCAACCAGATCGCGGGCGACCCGATGATCGAGCTGCTCGAGCGCGGCGCGCTCCAGCAGGTCGGAACCGGTGAGGGTGACCCCTTCGAGTCGTACTTCTCCGGCAACACCATCCAGATCTGCCCGGTCGGCGCGCTGACATCGGCTGCCTACCGCTTCCGGTCCCGCCCCTTCGACCTGGTGTCGTCGCCCTCTGTCTGCGAGCACTGCGCCGGCGGCTGCGCGAGCCGCACCGACCACCGGCGCGGCAAGGTCATGAGGCGGCTCGCCGCCAACGACCCCGAGGTCAACGAGGAGTGGATGTGCGACAAGGGACGCTTCGGCTTCCGTTACGCACAGCGCCCCGACCGGCTGACCACACCACTGGTCCGTAACGATGACGGCGTCCTGGAGCCGGCGAGCTGGCCTGAGGCGCTGCGGAAGGCGGCCGGCGGACTGGCGGCCGCGCGGGGCCGGGCCGGGGTGCTGACCGGTGGCCGGCTCACCGTCGAGGACGCCTACGCCTACGCCAAGTTCGCGCGCACCGCCCTCGACACCAACGACGTCGACTTCCGCGCCCGGGTGCACTCCGCCGAGGAGGCCGACTTCCTGGCCGCCCGGGTGGCGGGCCGCGGCAGGGACCTCGACGGCAGCGGCGTCACCAACATCTCGCTGGAGAAGGCCCCGGCCGTACTCCTCGTCGGATTCGAGTCCGAGGAGGAGGCCCCCGGGGTCTTCCTGCGGCTGCGCAAGGCGCACCGCAAGCACGGCCAGCGCACCTTCTCGCTCGCCTCGCACGCGACGCGTGGTCTGGAGAAGGCGGGCGGTGTACTGCTCCCCGCAGCGCCGGGTACCGAGACCGAGTGGCTCGACGCCATCGCGGGCGGGGTGGGGCTCGACGCCGAAGGACAGCAGGCCGCCGAAGCGCTCCGCACCGAAGGCGCGGTGATCATCGTCGGAGAGCGCCTGGCGTCCGTTCCCGGTTCCCTGACCGCAGTCGTGAGGACCGCTGCGGCCACCGGCGCCGAGCTGGTCTGGATCCCCCGGCGGGCAGGCGAGCGCGGGGCCATCGAGGCCGGTGCGATCCCCGTGCTGCTGCCCGGCGGCCGCCCCGCGACAGATCCGCGCGCCCGCGAAGAGGTGGCCGCACTCTGGGGCGTACGGGAACTCCCGCACCGCTTCGGACGCGACACCGGCCAGATCGTCGAGGCCGCGGCCACCGGCGAACTGGGCGCCCTGCTCGTCGCCGGAGTGGAGACCGCGGACCTGCCCGACCCGGCCAGGGCGCGTGAGGCGCTCGACAAGGTCGGCTTCCTGGTCTCGCTCGAGCTGCGGCCCAGCGAGGTCACCGAGCGGGCCGATGTGGTCTTCCCGGTGGCCGCGGTCACCGAGAAGACGGGCACCTTCCTCAACTGGGAGGGCCGGGCCAGGCCGTTCGAGGCGGCGCTGAAGCCGGAACAGATGACCCGAACCCTCGCGCCCGCCGACTCCCGGGTGCTGCACATGCTCGCCGAAGCCCTCGCCGACGCTGGCGGCGTCGGCGGACCGGGGCGGTTCGGGCTGCCGGACATCACGTCCGTACGCAGGGAGATGGACCGGCTCGGCGCCTGGACCGGACAGCACGCGGACAACCCGTCGCCCAGTTCGCCGCTCCGGGCCGGCAGGGGAGGCCCGGGCGAACCGTCGCCCGCGCTGCCCCGCCCGGCCGAGGGCGAGGCTGTTCTCGCGGGACACCGGCTGCTGCTCGACCAGGGTCTGCTCCAGCAGGGCGACGAAGCCCTGGCCGGCACCAGGCATGCGGCGGTCGCCAGGCTCTCGGCGGCAACCGCGGCCGAGACCGGCGTCAAGGACGGCGATGTACTCGCGGTCACCGGCTCCCGCGGGTCGGTCCGGCTCCCGCTCCAGGTCACCGATATGCCGGACCGGGTGGTCTGGCTGCCGCTGAACTCGACGGGCGGCGGCGTCATCAGCGACACCGGAGCCCGTCCTGGCGAACTGGTGCGGATCTCCGCCGCACCTGCCGCAGCCGCGGCCACGACGGAGGTGGAGGCGTGA
- the nuoF gene encoding NADH-quinone oxidoreductase subunit NuoF, with product MTLATEFSGGGNGEGGGNHVSTPEKLLTPVLSAFWDQPDSWTLETYKRHDGYEGLKKALAMAPDDLIAYVKDSGLRGRGGAGFPTGMKWQFIPQGDGKPHYLVVNADESEPGTCKDIPLLFANPHSLIEGIVIACYAIRSSHAFIYLRGEVVPVLRRLHEAVREAYEAGYLGRDVLGSGLDLDITVHAGAGAYICGEETALLDSLEGRRGQPRLRPPFPAVAGLYACPTVVNNVESIASVPAILHRGKDWFKSMGSEKSPGFTLYSLSGHVTSPGQYEAPLGITLRQLLDMSGGIRQGHRLKFWTPGGSSTPMFTDEHLDVPLDYEGVGAAGSMLGTKALQCFDETTCVVRAVTRWTEFYAHESCGKCTPCREGTYWLVQLLRDIEAGKAEMADLDKINDIADNINGKSFCALGDGAASPIFSSLAYFRAEYEEHITGKGCPFDPAKSTVWADEPTRNTEVNA from the coding sequence ATGACCTTGGCAACCGAGTTCAGCGGCGGTGGGAACGGCGAGGGCGGAGGCAACCACGTGAGCACCCCCGAGAAGCTGCTCACGCCGGTCCTCTCGGCCTTCTGGGACCAGCCGGATTCCTGGACCCTGGAGACGTACAAGCGGCACGACGGATACGAGGGCCTGAAGAAGGCGCTCGCCATGGCGCCCGACGACCTCATCGCGTATGTGAAGGACTCGGGTCTGCGCGGTCGTGGCGGTGCGGGGTTCCCCACCGGAATGAAATGGCAGTTCATTCCGCAGGGCGACGGAAAGCCGCACTACCTGGTCGTCAACGCGGACGAGTCGGAGCCCGGGACCTGCAAGGACATCCCGCTTCTCTTCGCCAATCCGCACTCCCTCATCGAGGGGATCGTGATCGCCTGCTATGCGATCAGGTCCTCGCACGCCTTCATCTATCTGCGGGGCGAGGTCGTCCCCGTGCTCAGGCGGCTGCACGAGGCCGTGCGTGAGGCCTACGAGGCGGGCTACCTCGGCAGGGACGTGCTGGGCAGCGGACTCGACCTCGACATCACCGTGCACGCCGGAGCCGGCGCGTATATCTGCGGTGAGGAGACCGCCCTGCTCGATTCCCTGGAGGGCCGCCGCGGCCAGCCAAGACTCCGGCCTCCCTTTCCCGCCGTCGCCGGGCTCTACGCATGTCCCACTGTGGTCAACAACGTGGAATCCATCGCGTCGGTTCCCGCGATCCTGCACCGGGGCAAGGACTGGTTCAAATCCATGGGGAGCGAGAAGTCCCCCGGCTTCACGCTCTATTCACTGAGCGGGCACGTCACGAGTCCGGGCCAGTACGAGGCGCCCCTCGGCATCACGCTGCGCCAGCTCCTCGACATGAGCGGCGGCATCAGGCAGGGCCACCGGCTCAAGTTCTGGACCCCGGGCGGTTCGTCGACCCCGATGTTCACCGACGAACACCTCGACGTCCCACTGGACTACGAGGGAGTGGGCGCGGCCGGATCGATGCTGGGGACCAAGGCCCTGCAGTGCTTCGACGAGACCACCTGTGTGGTGCGGGCGGTCACCCGCTGGACCGAGTTCTACGCCCATGAGTCGTGCGGCAAGTGCACCCCCTGCCGTGAAGGCACCTACTGGCTGGTCCAGCTGCTCCGGGACATCGAGGCCGGCAAGGCCGAGATGGCCGACCTGGACAAGATCAACGACATCGCCGACAACATCAACGGCAAGTCCTTCTGCGCACTCGGCGACGGCGCGGCCTCGCCGATCTTCTCCTCGCTCGCGTACTTCCGCGCGGAGTACGAGGAGCACATCACCGGCAAGGGCTGCCCCTTCGACCCCGCCAAGTCGACCGTGTGGGCCGACGAGCCCACCCGAAACACGGAGGTGAACGCATGA
- the nuoE gene encoding NADH-quinone oxidoreductase subunit NuoE gives MPQLPAPDYPADVRARLEADAKEVIARYPDSRSALLPLLHLVQAEEGYVTRTGVRFCADVLGLTTAEVTAVSTFYSMYRRKPSGDYQVGVCTNTLCAVMGGDAIYSALREHLDVGDGETTEDGKVTLEHIECNAACDFAPVVMVNWEFFDNQTVDSARQLVDDLRAGEQVAPTRGAPLCTYQETARILAGFPDERPGAVGATGGAGAPSLVGLRLAKGETSQPRVVSPRGESVKDAPQPGSEHLSSHDAPQKTSASDPEHPAGPVAEEGE, from the coding sequence ATGCCCCAACTCCCCGCTCCCGACTACCCGGCCGACGTACGCGCCAGGCTCGAAGCGGATGCGAAGGAGGTGATCGCCCGCTACCCGGACAGCAGGTCGGCCCTGCTGCCGCTGCTGCACCTGGTGCAGGCCGAGGAGGGTTACGTCACCCGCACCGGCGTCCGCTTCTGCGCCGATGTCCTGGGCCTGACCACCGCCGAGGTCACCGCGGTCTCCACCTTCTACTCCATGTACCGGCGCAAGCCGAGCGGCGACTACCAGGTCGGTGTCTGCACCAACACGCTGTGTGCGGTGATGGGCGGGGACGCCATCTACTCCGCGCTGCGTGAGCACCTCGACGTCGGCGACGGGGAGACCACCGAGGACGGCAAGGTCACCCTGGAGCACATCGAGTGCAACGCGGCCTGCGACTTCGCGCCGGTGGTGATGGTCAACTGGGAGTTCTTCGACAACCAGACCGTCGACTCCGCCAGGCAGCTGGTCGACGACCTGAGGGCCGGAGAGCAGGTCGCCCCCACTCGCGGCGCGCCGCTCTGCACCTACCAGGAGACCGCGCGCATCCTGGCGGGCTTCCCCGACGAGCGCCCTGGAGCGGTCGGAGCCACCGGCGGTGCGGGAGCGCCCTCGCTGGTCGGACTGCGGCTCGCCAAGGGCGAGACGTCGCAGCCGCGGGTCGTGTCCCCGCGCGGTGAGTCCGTCAAGGACGCACCCCAGCCCGGATCCGAGCACCTCAGCTCGCACGACGCACCGCAGAAGACTTCGGCGTCCGACCCGGAACACCCGGCCGGACCCGTGGCTGAGGAGGGGGAGTGA
- a CDS encoding NADH-quinone oxidoreductase subunit D, translating into MSTPHASASHASARETTEGTVYTVTGGDWDEVVQSAAEADDERIVVNMGPQHPSTHGVLRLILEIEGETVTEARCGIGYLHTGIEKNLEFRNWTQGTTFVTRMDYLTPFFNETAYCLGVEKLLGIEEQIPDRASVVRVMLMELNRLSSHLVAIATGGMELGATTIMIYGFRDRELILDLFELITGLRMNHAFVRPGGLAQDLPPGAVDQVREFVKTMRKNLPEYDKLATGNPIFKARMQGVGHLDLAGCMALGATGPILRSAGLPHDLRKTDPYCGYENYDFEVPTADTCDSYGRFLIRIEEMRQSLRIVEQCLDRLEPGPVMVADKKIAWPAQLAMGPDGLGNSLDHIKKIMGTSMEALIHHFKLVTEGFRVPAGQVYAAVESPKGELGVHVVSDGGTRPYRVHYRDPSFTNLQAMAAMCEGGQVADVIVAVASIDPVMGGVDR; encoded by the coding sequence ATGTCCACTCCACATGCTTCCGCCTCACACGCTTCGGCCCGCGAGACGACCGAGGGGACTGTATATACAGTCACCGGCGGCGACTGGGACGAAGTCGTCCAGTCCGCCGCCGAGGCCGACGACGAGCGCATCGTCGTCAACATGGGCCCGCAGCACCCGTCCACGCACGGGGTGCTCCGGCTGATCCTGGAGATCGAGGGCGAGACCGTCACCGAGGCCCGCTGCGGCATCGGCTACCTCCACACCGGTATCGAGAAGAACCTCGAGTTCCGGAACTGGACGCAGGGCACCACCTTCGTCACGCGCATGGATTATCTGACGCCCTTCTTCAACGAGACGGCGTACTGCCTGGGTGTCGAGAAGCTGCTCGGCATCGAGGAGCAGATCCCCGACCGGGCGTCGGTCGTCCGCGTGATGCTGATGGAGCTCAACCGGCTCTCCTCGCACCTGGTGGCCATCGCCACCGGAGGCATGGAGCTGGGCGCGACGACGATCATGATCTATGGCTTCCGTGATCGTGAACTCATTCTCGATCTCTTCGAGCTGATCACCGGGCTGCGGATGAACCACGCGTTCGTCCGGCCCGGCGGACTGGCCCAGGACCTGCCCCCCGGCGCGGTGGACCAGGTGCGCGAGTTCGTGAAGACCATGCGCAAGAACCTGCCGGAATACGACAAACTCGCCACCGGCAACCCCATCTTCAAGGCACGGATGCAGGGCGTCGGCCATCTCGACCTGGCCGGCTGCATGGCACTCGGTGCCACAGGCCCGATCCTGCGCTCCGCGGGACTGCCGCACGACCTGCGCAAGACCGACCCGTACTGCGGCTACGAGAACTACGACTTCGAGGTCCCGACCGCGGACACCTGCGACTCCTACGGCCGTTTCCTGATCCGCATCGAGGAGATGCGGCAGTCGCTGCGCATCGTCGAGCAGTGCCTGGACCGGCTGGAGCCGGGCCCGGTCATGGTCGCCGACAAGAAGATCGCCTGGCCCGCGCAGCTCGCGATGGGCCCGGACGGGCTCGGCAATTCGCTCGACCACATCAAGAAGATCATGGGCACCTCCATGGAGGCCCTGATCCACCACTTCAAGCTGGTGACCGAGGGCTTCCGGGTCCCGGCCGGTCAGGTGTACGCCGCAGTGGAGTCGCCCAAGGGCGAGCTCGGCGTCCATGTGGTCTCGGACGGGGGCACCCGCCCCTACCGGGTCCACTACCGCGACCCCTCGTTCACCAATCTGCAGGCCATGGCGGCGATGTGCGAAGGCGGCCAGGTCGCCGACGTCATCGTCGCTGTCGCGTCCATCGACCCCGTGATGGGAGGCGTTGACCGGTGA
- a CDS encoding NuoB/complex I 20 kDa subunit family protein, which yields MGLEEKLPSGFLLTTVEQAAGWVRKSSVFPATFGLACCAIEMMTTGAGRYDLARFGMEVFRGSPRQADLMIVAGRVSQKMAPVLRQVYDQMPNPKWVISMGVCASSGGMFNNYAIVQGVDHIVPVDIYLPGCPPRPEMLIDAILKLHQKIQGSKLGVNQVEAAREAEEAALKALPTIEMKGLLR from the coding sequence ATGGGACTCGAAGAGAAGCTGCCGAGCGGCTTTCTGCTGACCACCGTCGAACAGGCCGCCGGCTGGGTGCGGAAGTCCTCCGTCTTCCCGGCCACCTTCGGCCTCGCCTGCTGCGCCATCGAGATGATGACGACAGGGGCGGGCCGGTACGACCTGGCGCGCTTCGGCATGGAGGTCTTCCGCGGATCGCCGCGGCAGGCGGATCTGATGATCGTGGCCGGCCGGGTGAGCCAGAAGATGGCACCCGTGCTGCGGCAGGTCTATGACCAGATGCCGAACCCCAAGTGGGTGATCTCCATGGGAGTTTGCGCATCGTCGGGTGGAATGTTCAACAATTACGCGATTGTGCAGGGTGTGGACCACATCGTCCCGGTCGATATCTATCTGCCCGGTTGTCCGCCACGTCCCGAGATGCTGATCGACGCCATCCTCAAGCTCCACCAGAAGATCCAGGGCTCCAAGCTCGGGGTCAACCAGGTCGAAGCGGCCCGCGAGGCGGAGGAGGCGGCCCTCAAGGCGCTCCCGACGATCGAGATGAAGGGGCTGCTGCGGTGA
- a CDS encoding NADH-quinone oxidoreductase subunit A, protein MNAYAPILVLGALGAGFAIFSVVMATLIGPKRYNRAKLEAYECGIEPTPTPAGGGRFPIKYYLTAMLFIVFDIEIVFLYPWAVTFDSLGLFGLVEMLLFVLTVFVAYAYVWRRGGLEWD, encoded by the coding sequence GTGAATGCCTACGCGCCCATCCTCGTGCTCGGCGCCCTCGGGGCAGGGTTTGCGATCTTCTCCGTGGTCATGGCCACGCTAATCGGCCCCAAGCGCTACAACCGGGCGAAGCTCGAGGCGTACGAGTGCGGTATCGAACCCACACCCACGCCGGCCGGAGGCGGCCGCTTCCCCATCAAGTACTACCTGACGGCGATGCTCTTCATCGTCTTCGACATCGAGATCGTCTTCCTCTACCCCTGGGCGGTCACCTTCGACTCCCTGGGGCTTTTCGGGCTCGTGGAGATGCTGCTCTTCGTGCTCACCGTCTTCGTCGCCTACGCGTATGTGTGGCGGCGCGGCGGTCTGGAATGGGACTGA
- a CDS encoding C40 family peptidase, with product MSHTAHIPSHRKPRRSATKTALRAGVAGGVLSTIAVAGAAVPANAAEPVAETTIQMPTLSAEQVASATEQAAADLQQQAQQDAAAKDAAKAAKKAKAEAVHKAEAKKKAEAAAKAKAKAAAAERASRSAARTTLSAVSSSSSSTSQATGSAASIVSFVQSHIGDAYVMGGTGSSSWDCSGLVQAAYKSIGVDLPRVSQGQSTAGTQVSLDNLQPGDILYWGSAGSAYHVAIYVGGGQFVGAQNPSTGVVEHPLSYDQPTGAVRVL from the coding sequence ATGTCCCACACCGCTCACATACCCAGCCACCGGAAGCCCCGCCGGAGCGCCACCAAGACAGCGCTCCGGGCCGGAGTTGCCGGTGGCGTTCTCAGCACCATCGCAGTGGCAGGCGCCGCAGTCCCGGCAAACGCCGCTGAGCCGGTGGCCGAGACGACCATCCAGATGCCCACGCTCAGCGCCGAGCAGGTTGCCTCCGCCACCGAGCAGGCCGCTGCCGACCTCCAGCAGCAGGCTCAGCAGGACGCCGCGGCCAAGGACGCGGCGAAGGCTGCCAAAAAGGCCAAGGCCGAGGCAGTCCACAAGGCAGAGGCCAAGAAGAAGGCCGAAGCCGCCGCCAAGGCGAAGGCCAAGGCCGCCGCTGCCGAGCGCGCTTCGCGTTCCGCCGCCCGCACCACGCTGAGCGCGGTGTCCTCCAGCAGCTCCAGCACGTCGCAGGCGACCGGTTCCGCCGCCTCGATCGTGAGCTTCGTGCAGTCGCACATCGGCGACGCCTACGTCATGGGCGGCACCGGATCGAGCTCGTGGGACTGCTCCGGCCTCGTCCAGGCCGCGTACAAGTCCATCGGCGTCGACCTGCCGCGCGTCTCCCAGGGCCAGTCGACCGCGGGCACCCAGGTGTCGCTGGACAACCTGCAGCCCGGCGACATCCTGTACTGGGGCAGCGCGGGCAGCGCGTACCACGTGGCGATCTACGTCGGCGGCGGCCAGTTCGTCGGCGCGCAGAACCCGAGCACCGGCGTGGTCGAGCACCCGCTGAGCTACGACCAGCCGACCGGCGCGGTCCGCGTTCTCTGA